TGCTGTTTTCGGTAACAATAGCATTGCTGGTTTGGGCCCAGGCAGACGAAATGGTAAAGCAGAAAATACTGATCAGGAGAGGTTGAAGCGGTAATGCGGTAAGAAGGCCGTTACGGGCGTTTCCATTGATTAACCGGGTAATAAATCGAATGAAAATGGAGAATCGAAAGGCATGAAATAGCCGACAACAAGTAGTTGTGTTTACAGATGTTTCCATGGGGCAATAGGTTTAGAAGTAGCAATAGATTTCTACCCCATTGTGCCATAGGCACAAGAGAATCCTAAGCCCCGGTTTAGCGGGGCACATGGGGCTGGTCAGGAAGTAGGGTAGAAGAGGTAGCCGGCTAGATAATCAGGCTACAGCGCATAGTAGACACACAGAAAACGTATACCTCCTATATGGATGCGTGCGGGTAAACTAGGAATGCAGGGGGCGTAGGTGTGTAGCGAATACTCAGGCAAGCCATACGTGCTGGTGTATGGACAGATAGGGACTTTTTATGTCCAACAATAGAGGCGAAGTGGGTAAACTGCTTTTAAAAGTAAGCGTGATAAACGGTAGTAGTAGGGCGTTAGTATGATTGTAAGTTACAAATAATAAGTATTGCTATATAGTTAATGACATGATTATATACATTTATTTTATAATAAATCTAATGTTGAGCTTATAATAATCCGTACAACGGAAGTTATGCCTTTCAGGGGCTGTACTATTGATTTATGACAGGTAGTATGATCTATAATCATTGATAGTCAAGTGATTACAGGAGGCAGTAGCTAGGTTTCTTCCTGGTTAGTAGTCCTTTTACTTGCTTCCGGGCATTTCTTCCTCATGTGGGCTTAGCGCCAGTAATTGCAGGTAGTTCACATGGCTAATTCTATGAGAATTTCCCGGCACCTACCTTGCCGCCTGCCGGGGCTCTGGCCCTCAAGTGGGCAGTATGCTTCCATCTCCATTGCCTGCCTCATTGCCATGCCAGGTATCAGCGCTGGCACCTGGCTAATAGTAAGGCAGTTGATGGGTAGCATGGCGGCCCTGGGAGTTAATCCAATACCACCTTGCCTCTGCTTAATTTGCTACTTGGGCAGGCGCACTTGCAGCGTCAGGTAGAAGCTGCGGCCATCGGCCGGGATAATGCCGGGGCCGGGGTAGGCAGTGGCGCGGCGCGTGAAGTAGCGGCGGTCAGTAAGGTTATTTATGCCGGTTTCCAGCGTGAGAAACTTGTAGCTGTAGCTGCCGGAAAGGTCCATAACCCAGTAGGCCGGAATGCGGCCGAATACGGCGGTGGGTTCCAGTAGGCTGTTGGTGGCGTCGCTGAACTGCCGGGAGGTGTAAGCGTACTGATAGGAGAGGCGCAGCTGGTTGCGCTTCAGGGCGGCGCCGGCTTTGGCAATCAGGCTGGGGGCCAGCTCCACTTTCTTGTTCCGGAACAGCTCGTTGTCAATCTGGTAGCGGGCGTCAACCAGCGTCACGTTGGAGAAGACGGAAAGGCCGGTGCGGTGCTCGGCGCCGTAGAGCAGGCGTAGCACATCTGCCTCCACAAACGTCTCCAGGCCGCGGTTGCGCGAGCGGCCAATGTTAGTGCGCAGCAGGTAGTTGGTGAACTGCACCGTGTCTTTGGCCGGCTGCAGACCAATGCGGTTGTCATACACCAGATTAAACAGACTTACATCGTAGCTGAACAGGCCAGCTGTGCCGCCGCGCATGCCCAGGTCGGCGCTGTAGCCTTTCTCGTCCTGCAGCTGCGGGTCAATGCGGATGTTGGAGTTCACCACGCGCATATCGTTGAAGTTGATGGCGCGGTAGTTCTGGGAGAAGTTGCCGTACACCTCCAGCTTTTCGCTGGGCTTGTAGCTGACGCCCAGGCCCAGCAGCGCCAGTCCGCGCGTGTTGGTGCGGTTTTCCGGGATGCGCTCCTGATATAAGATATTGCCGGCCAGGTCGCGGTTCACCACGTCGTAGCGGCCCTCAGCCTGGGTGCGTATCCACTCGTAGCGGATGCCCGGCGTTACGCTGAGCTTCTCGGAGAGGTTAAAGACGTTTTCGGCGAACAGCGACAGGTTGCGGCTGGGGTACTGAAATGCGGAAAGGCTGGGGTCGCCGTTGTTGGGGTAGTAGCGGAAGTCGGCATCAGCAGCGGCGGAGCCATTCCCTTGCTTTTGGTCCGTGAAGCCGTGGTAGTAGCGCACGCCCACCAGGGCCGTGGAGAAGGACTTAAGCAGGGAGTAGCGGTGCACCAGCCGGGTTTCGTTGCCGAAGTTGCGGAACTGGTCAATCAGCAATAGCCGCTCCTGCATGGGGTCGGGCCGGTTGATTTTCTCCAGGTAACCCAGGGCATCCCGCTCGGCAAACAGCCCGAAGTTGCGCACGTTCAGCTTGGTGTGCTCACCCAACTGGTAGTCGGCCGTAAGGGCCAGCAGGTTCCAGTTCACCCGAAACCAGTTACGCTCCCGCTTGGACTGGCGCGCATCGGCGGCAAAATCAGCATCGGTGAGGCCGCCGGGTTGCTGGGCCAGGTAATTCATGAAGGTATATTCCAGCCCCAGTTTCAAACGAGCCGAGGCGTCGTAGCGCAAGGCGCCGTAGGCCGTGTGCACGTTAAAGCCCGAGTTGGGGCGCCAGCCGTTGCCGCGCTTGTACTGGTAAAAGCTGTAGTAGTTCAGCTTGCCGGTAGTGCCGCCC
The Hymenobacter sp. DG25B genome window above contains:
- a CDS encoding TonB-dependent receptor domain-containing protein → MYRFLLLFFLAQSLLSASFAQTFSITGRVTNAETGQAVAQAEVLLTGTSRIVTTNTQGQYQFDALPAGSYALTAYAAKLTSITLPVSLGTDNATLDFSLPPLRVTTAEVKVEGERDKSFGIRRLGSVEGAAIYEAKKTEVVELAGVTANLATNNSRQVFAKVAGLNIWESDGGGLQLGIGGRGLSPNRTANFNTRQNGYDISADALGYPESYYTPPTEALDRIEVVRGAASLQYGTQFGGMLNFVMKHGPEDKPLEVTSRQTVGSFGLFNTFNSLGGTTGKLNYYSFYQYKRGNGWRPNSGFNVHTAYGALRYDASARLKLGLEYTFMNYLAQQPGGLTDADFAADARQSKRERNWFRVNWNLLALTADYQLGEHTKLNVRNFGLFAERDALGYLEKINRPDPMQERLLLIDQFRNFGNETRLVHRYSLLKSFSTALVGVRYYHGFTDQKQGNGSAAADADFRYYPNNGDPSLSAFQYPSRNLSLFAENVFNLSEKLSVTPGIRYEWIRTQAEGRYDVVNRDLAGNILYQERIPENRTNTRGLALLGLGVSYKPSEKLEVYGNFSQNYRAINFNDMRVVNSNIRIDPQLQDEKGYSADLGMRGGTAGLFSYDVSLFNLVYDNRIGLQPAKDTVQFTNYLLRTNIGRSRNRGLETFVEADVLRLLYGAEHRTGLSVFSNVTLVDARYQIDNELFRNKKVELAPSLIAKAGAALKRNQLRLSYQYAYTSRQFSDATNSLLEPTAVFGRIPAYWVMDLSGSYSYKFLTLETGINNLTDRRYFTRRATAYPGPGIIPADGRSFYLTLQVRLPK